GTCGATCCGGTTCGTCATTGTGCCGGAGCTGACCATTGTCATTTCCAGGAGCTCGCCCGGCGAAAGCCGATGAGGTGCGCCGGAGCGGCGAAGTGTGGCCAGCACGTCGAAAGCAGAGGTGGAAAGCCCGTGCTGCATGAGCACGGCCTCGACTTCGCGGCCGAGATGGGTGCCGAGGCGCTTCAGGCGCCCGAGAATGCCCATCGGTTCGACGTCGAGGTCCGGCCGCTCGCGCCGCCATTGCGCCAGGATCCTGTCGACGTGATCTTGCTTCTCTTCGCTCATGCAACATCGATAGCAGTAGATATCTTGACGTCAAGATAAACTGCGCTATTCTGAATTTATCTTGATGTAGAGATTCTTGATATGAAGACAAATTCGCGATATCTCGCCGATGTGCTGATCACAGCCGTCGCTCCGGCCATCTGGGGCAGCACCTATTTCGT
This DNA window, taken from Rhizobium etli CFN 42, encodes the following:
- a CDS encoding MarR family winged helix-turn-helix transcriptional regulator, which translates into the protein MSEEKQDHVDRILAQWRRERPDLDVEPMGILGRLKRLGTHLGREVEAVLMQHGLSTSAFDVLATLRRSGAPHRLSPGELLEMTMVSSGTMTNRIDQLEKAGLVERIVNPQDRRSVLIALTEKGLATVEEAVGAHVANQQRLTRNLTAGDRAEFDRLLKKFLADFE